A window from Leifsonia shinshuensis encodes these proteins:
- a CDS encoding LacI family DNA-binding transcriptional regulator encodes MGATLTDVARRAGVSIATASRAFGEPDRLATATRDRVLQAANDLGYDSPQVATATRSFGVVVPDVANPVYATLLKAIHSQAWHGRHRTVLFDTDEDRWREREQIEQARKLDGMLLCSPRLPDDEVLTLAGDTPFVIVNRLIEGAPCVLMDMENGPQQAVEHLAALGHTHIAYAAGPTGSWADGQRAATITKACERFGIRLTHLSHQAASIEGGRAAAAPVIASGATAVIAYNDLVALGLEAGMSDMGKSCPADISIIGIDDIDMASAVKPGLSTVKMPIERCGALAVELLLQVLAGATHAEATTLGSQLIVRGTTAGPSR; translated from the coding sequence ATGGGTGCGACGCTGACTGACGTGGCGCGACGCGCGGGCGTCTCGATCGCCACGGCATCCCGCGCTTTCGGAGAACCCGATCGCCTCGCGACCGCGACGCGAGACCGGGTGCTCCAGGCCGCCAACGACCTCGGTTACGACAGCCCGCAGGTGGCGACCGCCACCCGCTCGTTCGGCGTCGTCGTGCCGGACGTCGCCAACCCCGTCTATGCGACGCTCCTCAAAGCCATCCACTCCCAGGCGTGGCACGGCCGTCACCGCACCGTGCTTTTCGACACCGACGAGGATCGTTGGCGGGAGCGCGAGCAGATCGAACAGGCGCGCAAGCTCGACGGCATGCTGCTGTGCTCACCCCGGCTGCCGGACGACGAGGTGCTTACGCTCGCCGGAGACACCCCCTTCGTCATCGTCAACCGCCTCATCGAGGGCGCCCCCTGCGTGCTCATGGACATGGAGAACGGGCCGCAGCAGGCGGTCGAGCACCTCGCCGCACTCGGCCACACGCACATCGCCTACGCGGCCGGACCGACAGGATCCTGGGCCGACGGCCAGCGCGCCGCGACGATCACGAAGGCCTGCGAGCGGTTCGGCATCCGCCTCACGCACCTGAGCCACCAGGCTGCGTCGATCGAAGGCGGGCGGGCCGCAGCCGCGCCCGTGATCGCAAGCGGGGCGACCGCCGTCATCGCCTACAACGACCTCGTCGCGCTCGGCCTCGAAGCCGGCATGTCGGACATGGGCAAGTCCTGCCCGGCCGACATCAGCATCATAGGAATCGACGACATCGACATGGCGAGCGCCGTGAAGCCTGGGCTGAGCACGGTCAAGATGCCGATCGAGCGATGTGGCGCGCTTGCCGTCGAGCTCCTGCTTCAGGTCTTGGCCGGTGCCACGCACGCGGAAGCCACAACGCTCGGCTCGCAACTTATCGTCCGAGGAACGACAGCTGGCCCTTCACGCTGA
- a CDS encoding mannitol dehydrogenase family protein → MSGTPQRLSRSHHGAVHVPRTPARAGILHLGLGSFHRAHQAVYTAAAVAADGGDWGIVGVASRSRTVVDAMRAQDLLSSVATISPEGMSLSIPGVHTDAFVAADEPQRVVESIADPGIRIVTLTVTENGYSSSPATGHLDTADPTIVSDLRGGQSRSTIGQLARGIQRRAAASGAPLTVLSCDNLAANGARTKALVREFLEALPATEAAEALAFLESSVSFPSSMVDRIVPSTTPALRSEVSSLLGVWDEIPVPAEPFTMWAIEDDFAAGRPAWEAGGAVFSTEVGRYEDMKVRLLNGTHSLIAYLGALQNAETIPDAVGRPATERAARAVLAHEYTPSIQVPSGVDIAEYERQLFLRWGNTALGHKTSQVGTDGSVKLRQRIPEPALRLLDRGEMPHMIALTVAAYLSCIAPRPGFDPGPFAAAMKDAARERLIPLARAARTGADLAEASITDLRLFGADLANRPAFIERVGELVDTIGRDGVSAAITESVTAAETDMRSRASEVPA, encoded by the coding sequence GTGAGCGGCACTCCGCAGCGCCTGTCGCGGTCGCACCACGGCGCTGTCCATGTCCCCAGGACCCCCGCCCGTGCGGGGATCCTCCACCTGGGCCTCGGCAGTTTCCACCGCGCGCACCAGGCGGTCTACACGGCCGCGGCCGTCGCGGCCGACGGCGGTGACTGGGGCATCGTGGGCGTCGCCTCGCGATCGCGGACCGTCGTCGATGCGATGCGCGCACAGGATCTCCTCTCCTCGGTCGCGACGATCTCGCCCGAGGGAATGTCGCTGAGCATCCCGGGCGTGCATACCGACGCCTTCGTCGCGGCGGATGAGCCCCAGCGCGTCGTCGAGAGCATCGCCGACCCCGGTATCCGCATTGTCACGCTCACGGTCACCGAGAACGGCTACAGCTCCTCGCCCGCGACGGGTCACCTCGACACTGCCGACCCGACCATCGTCTCCGACCTGCGCGGGGGCCAATCTCGTTCGACCATCGGACAGCTCGCGCGCGGCATCCAGCGGCGGGCCGCGGCATCCGGAGCGCCTCTGACGGTGCTCAGCTGCGACAACCTCGCGGCCAACGGCGCCCGCACGAAGGCTCTCGTCCGCGAGTTCCTGGAGGCGCTGCCCGCCACCGAGGCCGCCGAAGCACTCGCCTTCCTCGAGTCCTCGGTCTCGTTCCCCTCGAGCATGGTCGACCGCATCGTCCCCTCCACGACGCCTGCCCTCCGCAGCGAGGTGTCGTCGCTCCTCGGTGTGTGGGATGAGATCCCCGTCCCCGCCGAACCCTTCACGATGTGGGCGATCGAGGACGACTTCGCCGCAGGACGGCCCGCGTGGGAAGCCGGGGGAGCGGTCTTCAGCACGGAGGTCGGCCGCTACGAGGACATGAAGGTGCGGCTCCTCAACGGAACGCACTCGCTGATCGCCTACCTGGGTGCGCTGCAGAACGCCGAGACGATTCCGGACGCCGTCGGCCGGCCGGCGACCGAGCGTGCAGCGCGCGCGGTGCTCGCCCACGAGTACACGCCGTCGATCCAGGTCCCGTCGGGTGTCGACATCGCGGAGTACGAGCGCCAGCTGTTCCTCCGATGGGGCAACACCGCACTCGGGCACAAGACGAGCCAGGTCGGCACGGACGGCTCCGTCAAACTGCGTCAGCGCATCCCCGAGCCGGCGCTCCGGCTGCTCGACCGCGGCGAGATGCCGCACATGATCGCCCTCACCGTGGCCGCCTACCTCTCCTGCATCGCGCCCCGGCCCGGATTCGATCCCGGTCCCTTCGCGGCCGCGATGAAGGATGCCGCCCGCGAGCGGCTGATCCCGCTCGCCAGGGCGGCACGCACCGGGGCCGACCTGGCCGAGGCCTCGATCACGGACCTCCGGCTCTTCGGTGCCGACCTCGCGAACCGCCCGGCGTTCATCGAGCGCGTCGGCGAGCTTGTCGACACGATCGGCCGTGACGGCGTCTCGGCGGCGATTACCGAGAGCGTCACGGCGGCGGAGACCGACATGCGGTCACGAGCATCGGAGGTCCCGGCATGA
- a CDS encoding L-idonate 5-dehydrogenase, protein MSTVNPTHDHEEGATMKALAIHGREDIRWEDREVPQPASGEVRLRVRYVGICGSDLHYYFHGANGEYTIREPLTPGHEFSAVVDLDPSGRLAAGTPVTVHPARYGADVPGLEDRPHLRPGGDYFGSAATMPHRQGGAAEYLIVEEHMIRVLPEGLPLERAALAEPLAVALHAVNLAGDVSGKRVLVIGAGPIGLLVVSAAVHAGAATVGASDVRTEPLDRATALGASELVLVGRDSIADESYDVVFECSGVPVSVTQAVRAARRAGTVVQVGMLADAEIGVNLAPMLAKELTLRGAFRFSTEIDDAVAMLAESDTLDSVISHTIDAADAVDAFRVARDSSASAKVLLRL, encoded by the coding sequence ATGAGCACGGTGAACCCGACCCACGATCACGAGGAAGGCGCGACGATGAAGGCGCTCGCCATCCACGGCAGGGAAGACATCCGCTGGGAGGACCGCGAGGTGCCTCAGCCCGCGTCCGGCGAGGTGCGACTCCGCGTCCGGTACGTCGGCATCTGCGGTTCCGATCTGCACTACTACTTCCACGGCGCGAACGGCGAGTACACCATCCGGGAGCCGCTGACCCCCGGCCATGAGTTCTCGGCCGTCGTCGACCTCGACCCGTCGGGGCGCCTCGCCGCCGGGACACCCGTGACGGTTCACCCGGCCCGCTACGGCGCCGACGTGCCCGGTCTCGAGGACAGGCCGCACCTGCGGCCCGGTGGCGACTACTTCGGCAGCGCCGCCACCATGCCGCATCGCCAGGGCGGCGCCGCGGAGTACCTCATCGTCGAAGAGCACATGATCCGAGTTCTCCCCGAGGGCCTTCCGCTAGAGCGCGCGGCGCTCGCAGAGCCGCTCGCCGTCGCCCTGCACGCCGTGAACCTGGCGGGCGACGTCAGCGGCAAGCGCGTGCTCGTCATCGGCGCCGGCCCCATCGGGCTGCTCGTCGTCTCGGCGGCCGTGCACGCGGGCGCTGCCACCGTCGGCGCGAGCGACGTGCGCACCGAGCCCCTCGATCGCGCCACGGCGCTGGGCGCGAGCGAGCTCGTGCTCGTCGGCCGCGACTCCATCGCGGACGAGTCGTACGACGTCGTCTTCGAGTGCTCCGGCGTCCCCGTGTCGGTCACCCAGGCCGTCCGCGCGGCCCGCAGGGCCGGAACCGTCGTGCAGGTCGGGATGCTCGCCGACGCCGAGATCGGCGTCAACCTCGCGCCGATGCTCGCCAAGGAGCTGACGCTCCGCGGCGCATTCCGCTTCTCGACCGAGATCGACGACGCCGTCGCGATGCTCGCCGAGTCGGACACCCTCGATTCCGTCATCTCTCACACCATCGACGCCGCTGACGCCGTCGACGCCTTCCGAGTCGCGCGCGATTCGTCCGCGTCGGCCAAGGTCCTCCTGCGTCTCTGA
- a CDS encoding MFS transporter has product MSTSNVPGVDASAAPQTVERSTGDLVRAAVSGWLGTALEFMDFQLYSLAAALVFSQLFFAGEEPGMAVVLAMATYGVGYIARPLGAWYFGRMGDKVGRRRVLFYTILLMGLATTLIGFLPTYAQAGILAPIMLVVLRLAQGFGAGAEISGAGVMLAEYAPARRRGIIASLVALGTNCGTLFASAIWALLLAVMMEDDVIAWGWRIPFIASSIVMVFAVWVRFRLKESPVFEERTDVVDGKALSRDEMVDLATKSNDLRALEALRKKPVKATLVSFFLRFGQAGNSGLIQTYMISFITITLAVQKGVGPEIVIVSSLIGFGTIPLVGWLGDLFGRRRMYIIMTSLSLVLIIPTMLAINTKEVGWIFVGYAVIHNVSVLGLASMENISIPEIFGARNRYTLTAIVREIAAIIATGIGPIIAAAWVAATTGSIIPVMVLLGIYTVCALVAAVVAPEWTGRDLTDPRAAM; this is encoded by the coding sequence ATGAGCACTTCCAACGTCCCCGGTGTGGACGCCTCCGCGGCGCCGCAGACGGTCGAGAGATCGACCGGCGACCTCGTCCGGGCCGCGGTCTCAGGCTGGCTGGGCACCGCGCTGGAGTTCATGGACTTCCAGCTCTACTCCCTGGCCGCCGCGCTCGTCTTCAGCCAGCTCTTCTTCGCCGGAGAGGAGCCCGGCATGGCCGTCGTCCTCGCCATGGCGACCTACGGCGTCGGCTACATCGCGCGTCCGCTCGGCGCCTGGTACTTCGGCCGGATGGGCGACAAGGTCGGCCGCCGCAGGGTCCTGTTCTACACGATCCTGCTCATGGGGCTCGCGACGACGCTCATCGGCTTCCTGCCCACCTACGCGCAGGCCGGCATCCTGGCGCCGATCATGCTCGTCGTGCTGCGTCTCGCGCAGGGCTTCGGCGCCGGCGCGGAGATCTCGGGTGCCGGCGTCATGCTCGCCGAGTACGCTCCCGCGCGTCGCCGCGGCATCATCGCCTCCCTCGTCGCGCTCGGCACGAACTGCGGCACGCTCTTCGCCTCGGCGATCTGGGCGCTCCTCCTCGCCGTCATGATGGAGGACGACGTCATCGCCTGGGGCTGGCGGATCCCCTTCATCGCGAGCTCCATCGTGATGGTGTTCGCCGTCTGGGTGCGCTTCCGCCTCAAGGAGAGCCCCGTCTTCGAGGAGCGCACCGACGTCGTCGACGGCAAGGCGCTCTCACGCGACGAGATGGTCGACCTCGCGACCAAGAGCAACGACCTCCGCGCGCTCGAGGCGCTGCGGAAGAAGCCCGTCAAGGCGACGCTCGTGTCGTTCTTCCTCCGCTTCGGCCAGGCCGGCAACTCGGGTCTGATCCAGACCTACATGATCTCCTTCATCACGATCACGCTCGCCGTCCAGAAGGGCGTCGGCCCCGAGATCGTGATCGTCTCCTCGCTCATCGGCTTCGGCACGATCCCGCTCGTCGGCTGGCTCGGCGACCTGTTCGGCCGACGGCGGATGTACATCATCATGACGTCGCTCTCGCTCGTGCTGATCATCCCGACGATGCTCGCGATCAACACGAAGGAGGTCGGCTGGATCTTCGTCGGCTACGCCGTGATCCACAACGTCTCGGTCCTGGGCCTCGCATCCATGGAGAACATCTCGATCCCCGAGATCTTCGGAGCGCGGAACCGCTACACGCTGACGGCCATCGTGCGCGAGATCGCCGCCATCATCGCCACCGGCATCGGCCCGATCATCGCTGCGGCCTGGGTCGCCGCGACGACCGGCAGCATCATCCCGGTGATGGTACTGCTCGGCATCTACACCGTGTGTGCACTGGTCGCCGCGGTCGTGGCGCCCGAGTGGACGGGGCGCGACCTCACCGACCCGCGCGCCGCGATGTGA
- the manD gene encoding D-mannonate dehydratase ManD: protein MTIDQVDINITSPGRNFVTLKITTSDGIVGWGDATLNGRELSVASYLRDHVASTLIGRDEDRIEDTWQYLYRGPYWRRGPVTMAAIAAVDMALWDIKAKKAGMPLYQLLGGASRSGVRVYAHASGTDYDALANAITGYRELGFTAVRVQTGVPGLGQIYGVSAAGPGVRYDYEPAKRAENGRPSEETWDTRNYLNHMPGIFAKIREDFGTDLRILHDGHHRMTPIEAARFAKDIEPYDLFWLEDCTPGEDQTALRLVRQHSTTPLAIGEVFNTVFDYQTLITERLIDYVRSAVTHTGGITAMKKLLDFAAIYGIKSGIHGPTDISPVGMAAALHLDLAIHNFGIQEYMPHNEQTLEVFQTSFTFDRGFLHPGEQPGLGVELDEDAAAAFEYTKAYLPVNRLTDGTVHDW from the coding sequence GTGACCATCGACCAGGTCGACATCAACATCACCAGCCCCGGACGGAACTTCGTCACCCTCAAGATCACGACCTCGGACGGCATCGTCGGCTGGGGCGACGCCACCCTCAACGGACGCGAGCTCTCGGTCGCGTCCTACCTGAGGGACCACGTCGCCTCGACCCTCATCGGCCGTGACGAGGACCGCATCGAGGACACCTGGCAGTACCTCTACCGCGGCCCCTACTGGCGGCGCGGACCGGTCACCATGGCGGCCATCGCCGCGGTCGACATGGCCTTGTGGGACATCAAGGCCAAGAAGGCCGGGATGCCCCTCTACCAGCTCCTCGGCGGTGCGAGCCGCTCGGGAGTCCGCGTCTACGCCCACGCCTCCGGCACCGATTACGACGCGCTCGCGAACGCCATCACGGGCTATCGGGAGCTCGGCTTCACCGCCGTGCGCGTGCAGACCGGCGTGCCGGGGCTCGGTCAGATCTACGGCGTCTCGGCGGCCGGACCGGGCGTCCGCTACGACTACGAGCCGGCCAAGCGCGCCGAGAACGGCCGTCCGAGCGAAGAGACCTGGGACACGCGCAACTACCTCAACCACATGCCGGGGATCTTCGCCAAGATCCGCGAGGACTTCGGCACCGACCTGAGGATCCTCCACGACGGCCACCATCGAATGACGCCGATCGAGGCCGCGCGCTTCGCGAAGGACATCGAGCCGTACGACCTGTTCTGGCTCGAGGACTGCACCCCGGGCGAGGACCAGACGGCGCTCCGCCTCGTGCGCCAGCACTCGACGACGCCGCTCGCGATCGGCGAGGTCTTCAACACCGTCTTCGACTACCAGACGCTCATCACCGAGCGCCTCATCGACTACGTCCGCTCCGCCGTCACCCACACCGGCGGCATCACCGCGATGAAGAAGCTGCTCGACTTCGCCGCGATCTACGGGATCAAGTCCGGCATCCACGGTCCGACCGACATCTCGCCCGTCGGGATGGCGGCGGCGCTCCACCTCGACCTCGCGATCCACAACTTCGGCATCCAGGAGTACATGCCGCACAACGAGCAGACGCTGGAAGTGTTCCAGACGTCGTTCACGTTCGACCGCGGCTTCCTTCACCCGGGGGAGCAGCCCGGGCTCGGTGTCGAGCTCGACGAGGACGCAGCGGCCGCCTTCGAGTACACCAAGGCCTACCTCCCCGTGAACCGGCTCACGGACGGGACCGTCCATGACTGGTGA
- a CDS encoding bifunctional 4-hydroxy-2-oxoglutarate aldolase/2-dehydro-3-deoxy-phosphogluconate aldolase: protein MTGDIARLSLPQKTAQSRLIVVARARSAEDYDPVLKVLIDAGIRSVELTLTTPGTIEHLPRLVERFGDDADIGIGTVTDTDQLRRAVDAGARYLVTPITVPALLAAAVEAGVPLVPGGFTPTELFASWSAGASAVKVFPAGRLGAGYVKDLRGPFPDIEVVPSGGVDLETASQWLAAGAAAVSVGGPLLGDAFQGGDLGALRERARAFVAVAAGGRA from the coding sequence ATGACTGGTGACATCGCGCGGCTTTCGCTCCCGCAGAAGACCGCGCAGTCGCGACTCATCGTCGTCGCGCGAGCCCGCAGCGCCGAGGACTACGACCCCGTGCTGAAGGTGCTCATCGACGCCGGCATCCGCAGCGTCGAGCTGACCCTCACGACACCGGGGACGATCGAGCACCTCCCGAGGCTGGTCGAGCGCTTCGGCGACGACGCCGACATCGGGATCGGGACCGTGACCGACACCGACCAGCTCCGGCGTGCGGTGGACGCGGGCGCCCGCTACCTCGTCACCCCGATCACGGTTCCCGCGCTCCTCGCCGCGGCGGTGGAGGCCGGTGTGCCGCTCGTGCCCGGCGGGTTCACGCCGACCGAGCTGTTCGCCTCATGGTCGGCCGGCGCCTCCGCCGTCAAGGTGTTCCCTGCCGGACGGCTCGGTGCGGGATACGTCAAGGACCTGCGCGGACCGTTCCCCGACATCGAGGTGGTGCCGTCCGGAGGCGTCGACCTCGAGACTGCCTCGCAGTGGCTCGCGGCCGGTGCCGCGGCCGTGAGCGTCGGCGGCCCGCTGCTGGGCGACGCGTTCCAGGGCGGCGACCTCGGCGCCCTGCGCGAGCGGGCCAGGGCGTTCGTCGCCGTCGCCGCGGGCGGCAGGGCATGA
- a CDS encoding sugar kinase, with product MTTVSDRRRVATLGETMALVRSRDIGSLRHASDLALGIGGAESNVAIALRRLGLDVTWLGRVGDDSLGERVVREIRAEGVDARAVVDADAPTGLMLKERPTPASTRVLYYRAGSAGSRLSACDLPDGWIEQADLLHLTGITALISESARETLSVAIDRARAAGVVVTFDINYRSSLASPAVAGPWLRDVAERADIVFGGTEELELLYPGTDAAAACERLLAHRPAEVVLKRGADGATAVLATRTVEAPGFVVDVVDTVGAGDAFVAGYLSGLLDGSEVAARLHRANVCGAMLCMTPGDWESSPTLREVRQFTAGIGDPVLR from the coding sequence ATGACCACCGTGTCCGACCGCCGACGGGTCGCGACGCTCGGCGAGACCATGGCCCTCGTGCGCAGCCGCGACATCGGCAGCCTCCGGCACGCGTCCGACCTCGCTCTCGGCATCGGCGGCGCCGAGAGCAACGTCGCGATCGCCCTGCGCAGGCTCGGCCTCGACGTCACGTGGCTCGGTCGGGTCGGCGACGATTCGCTCGGGGAGCGCGTCGTGCGCGAGATCCGCGCGGAGGGGGTCGACGCGCGCGCCGTCGTGGATGCGGACGCACCAACGGGGCTCATGCTCAAGGAGCGTCCGACCCCGGCGTCGACCCGCGTGCTCTACTACCGAGCCGGTTCGGCCGGATCGCGGCTGTCGGCCTGCGATCTGCCCGACGGCTGGATCGAACAGGCCGATCTGCTGCACCTCACGGGCATCACGGCGCTCATCTCCGAGTCGGCCCGCGAGACCCTCTCGGTCGCGATCGACCGCGCCCGCGCGGCCGGCGTCGTGGTGACCTTCGACATCAACTACCGTTCCTCTCTCGCTTCCCCGGCCGTGGCGGGACCGTGGCTCCGTGATGTGGCCGAACGGGCCGACATCGTGTTCGGGGGTACGGAGGAGCTCGAACTGCTCTACCCGGGCACGGATGCCGCGGCCGCGTGCGAGCGCCTCCTCGCGCATCGACCCGCCGAGGTCGTGCTCAAGCGCGGCGCCGACGGTGCCACGGCCGTGCTCGCGACGCGGACGGTCGAGGCCCCGGGGTTCGTCGTCGACGTCGTCGACACGGTCGGAGCCGGCGACGCCTTCGTCGCCGGGTACCTGAGCGGCCTCCTCGACGGATCGGAGGTCGCGGCACGCCTCCACCGCGCCAACGTCTGCGGAGCGATGCTCTGCATGACCCCCGGCGACTGGGAGTCCAGCCCCACACTTCGGGAGGTCCGGCAGTTCACCGCCGGAATCGGCGACCCCGTGCTCCGTTGA
- a CDS encoding 2-dehydropantoate 2-reductase, with protein MRTLVVGAGAVGGFFGGCLAQSGADVTFLVRPGRHNQLAQSGIRIAEAVGSEVAIPVLTVTAAELSGPYDLVLLATKGTALGAAVNDIAPAVGAETVILPLLNGMRHLNVLQTRFGAGRVLGGVCLVATELQPDGVIRQVAPGASIAFGELDGSASDRVRAVEALFAPADFESRVSETIVQEMWEKWFFMAAGGSATILLGGPAGAILAVEDGPAIIEQVIEQVAAVIAAEGHPVRAQARAQVAAALTTPGSRFATSLYRDFRAGRRTEVEPILGDLYTRALAHALDATLLGAATVRLRVSEAAAS; from the coding sequence ATGCGTACTCTCGTTGTCGGAGCCGGTGCTGTCGGCGGATTCTTCGGTGGCTGCCTTGCCCAGTCCGGCGCTGACGTCACCTTCCTAGTCCGGCCCGGCCGGCACAACCAACTCGCCCAGAGCGGCATCCGCATCGCCGAAGCCGTTGGGAGCGAGGTCGCGATACCCGTATTGACGGTGACCGCGGCCGAACTAAGCGGCCCATACGATCTGGTGCTCTTGGCCACCAAGGGAACGGCCCTCGGAGCGGCTGTCAACGACATCGCTCCCGCCGTCGGTGCGGAAACCGTCATCCTGCCCCTGCTGAACGGAATGCGGCACCTTAACGTGCTTCAAACCCGATTCGGCGCTGGTCGTGTGCTCGGCGGCGTGTGCCTGGTTGCGACCGAGTTGCAACCGGATGGGGTCATCCGGCAGGTCGCGCCGGGGGCGAGCATCGCGTTCGGGGAGCTCGACGGCTCCGCGAGCGATCGGGTCCGTGCGGTCGAGGCGCTTTTCGCGCCTGCAGACTTCGAGTCGCGAGTGTCCGAGACGATCGTGCAGGAGATGTGGGAGAAGTGGTTCTTCATGGCCGCCGGCGGAAGTGCAACGATCCTCCTCGGCGGGCCAGCCGGAGCAATCCTCGCCGTCGAGGATGGCCCGGCGATCATCGAGCAGGTAATCGAGCAGGTCGCTGCGGTGATCGCGGCGGAGGGGCACCCGGTCCGGGCGCAGGCCCGTGCGCAGGTTGCGGCGGCGCTCACTACACCTGGCTCACGGTTCGCCACATCCTTGTATCGCGATTTCCGCGCCGGTCGTCGCACCGAGGTGGAGCCGATCCTCGGGGACCTCTATACCCGAGCGCTCGCTCACGCCCTCGACGCGACACTGCTCGGCGCGGCAACGGTCCGGCTCCGTGTTAGCGAGGCTGCAGCGTCCTGA
- a CDS encoding HpcH/HpaI aldolase/citrate lyase family protein: protein MTMTFILDRTSSRHGIRADIARSWLLVSGLRPDTFDAAHDSAADQIILDIEDAVDPAFKAGARRGVVDWFLGGGSAWVRINARSTRYWRDDVAELAGVPGLAGVMLAKTESVIDVEDTAQQLGGTTPVIALIESALGIENAVTIAQSGGVFRLAFGSGDYRRDTGASADDLAMAYPRSRLVVASRIGELPGPIDGPTVVAGYPALRQQSEHAVALGLTGKLCLRLDQLPVVNEAISPTAADVLWARTFLEDFAASGGVVRDGSDLPRLARAQKIQGLAHAFGISPS, encoded by the coding sequence ATAACCATGACATTCATTCTCGACCGAACATCGAGCCGGCACGGCATCCGAGCGGACATTGCCCGCTCGTGGCTGCTTGTCTCGGGTCTGCGACCCGACACGTTCGATGCGGCACACGACTCCGCGGCGGACCAAATCATTCTCGACATCGAGGATGCTGTCGATCCTGCGTTCAAAGCCGGTGCGCGGCGCGGCGTCGTTGACTGGTTCCTCGGCGGTGGGAGCGCCTGGGTGCGCATCAACGCGCGCAGCACCAGGTACTGGCGCGACGACGTCGCAGAGTTGGCCGGTGTCCCCGGCCTTGCCGGTGTGATGCTGGCCAAAACGGAATCTGTCATCGACGTTGAGGACACCGCGCAGCAACTGGGTGGGACAACGCCGGTTATCGCGCTCATCGAGTCCGCACTCGGCATCGAGAACGCCGTGACGATCGCCCAGAGTGGTGGCGTGTTCCGTCTGGCATTCGGCAGCGGCGACTACCGTCGCGACACCGGCGCAAGCGCGGACGATCTCGCGATGGCGTACCCGCGCTCCCGCCTTGTGGTTGCGAGTCGCATCGGGGAACTCCCCGGACCGATCGATGGTCCGACGGTCGTCGCCGGATACCCGGCCTTACGCCAGCAGTCCGAGCATGCGGTCGCATTGGGTCTCACCGGGAAGCTCTGCCTCCGTCTCGACCAGTTGCCGGTCGTGAACGAGGCGATCAGTCCGACAGCCGCGGACGTGCTCTGGGCCCGCACCTTCCTGGAGGACTTCGCCGCGAGCGGCGGAGTGGTTCGCGACGGAAGCGACCTGCCACGCTTGGCCCGCGCCCAGAAGATCCAGGGCCTGGCCCACGCGTTCGGAATCAGCCCGTCTTAG
- a CDS encoding helix-turn-helix domain-containing protein: MKALSPVNERCGVARSLVVLGERWTLLIVRDVMMGITRFSDIRARLEVAPDILSDRLAKLIELGVLERRVYKADGARTREDYQLTPIGRQLSVVLCGLQDWGDRNVPNGRAPSWQYIDARSGEPVRVEFVGPDGVVETDQVTMQVLEPETDAASALGALTPTAIKPRAADG; the protein is encoded by the coding sequence ATGAAGGCGTTATCTCCCGTGAACGAGCGATGCGGCGTGGCACGGTCACTGGTCGTGCTCGGCGAGAGATGGACTCTGCTGATCGTCCGCGACGTAATGATGGGGATCACCCGGTTCAGCGATATCCGAGCGCGGTTAGAAGTCGCGCCCGATATCTTGTCCGATCGCCTTGCGAAGCTCATCGAATTAGGGGTGCTCGAGCGGCGCGTCTACAAGGCGGACGGTGCCCGCACGCGGGAGGACTATCAACTCACGCCGATTGGTCGACAACTCAGTGTGGTCCTGTGCGGGTTGCAGGATTGGGGCGACCGCAACGTGCCCAATGGACGTGCACCGTCTTGGCAATACATCGACGCGCGCTCGGGCGAACCGGTGAGGGTCGAATTCGTTGGCCCTGATGGCGTCGTCGAGACAGATCAGGTGACCATGCAAGTCCTCGAACCTGAAACCGACGCAGCGAGTGCGCTTGGAGCTTTGACCCCGACCGCCATCAAGCCGAGGGCAGCGGATGGCTGA
- a CDS encoding TetR/AcrR family transcriptional regulator, which translates to MSTSTPARRTGGRSAAVIHGVHAAVEDLIQEKCGERVTVPMIAERAGVNPTSIYRRWGNLPTLLNDIAAYHLNPDRPMVTRGDLRKDLISWAEGIRTHFQKPLNAALLRGGVATSGERTSDCLRTRRAEAEQLLARHPVSSVTVSDVMDVVIAPIITRVLFEPWTLGDASVDDIVSRLFRSDEAAVEAGGGPRHMP; encoded by the coding sequence ATGTCCACGAGCACGCCTGCGAGACGGACGGGTGGACGCAGTGCGGCGGTCATCCACGGGGTGCACGCCGCCGTTGAAGACCTCATCCAAGAAAAATGCGGAGAGCGGGTCACCGTCCCGATGATCGCCGAACGCGCCGGCGTAAACCCGACCAGCATCTACCGCCGCTGGGGCAACCTTCCCACGTTGCTCAACGACATCGCGGCCTATCACTTGAATCCGGACCGTCCCATGGTCACGCGCGGCGACCTCCGCAAAGACCTCATCAGCTGGGCCGAGGGCATCAGGACGCACTTCCAAAAGCCGCTCAACGCCGCCCTCCTTCGCGGCGGTGTCGCCACCTCCGGCGAGCGCACATCCGACTGCCTGCGCACCAGGCGCGCCGAAGCTGAGCAGCTGCTCGCCCGGCACCCCGTATCGTCTGTCACCGTCAGCGACGTGATGGACGTTGTAATTGCCCCGATCATCACTCGAGTCCTCTTCGAGCCGTGGACACTCGGCGACGCCAGCGTGGACGACATCGTCTCCCGGCTGTTCCGGTCCGATGAGGCCGCGGTCGAAGCAGGCGGAGGGCCAAGACACATGCCTTAG